One window from the genome of Crassostrea angulata isolate pt1a10 chromosome 2, ASM2561291v2, whole genome shotgun sequence encodes:
- the LOC128172924 gene encoding lysozyme-like, translated as MQHLLRFIVILTTVLTFCEATISSACLRCICNVESGCRPIGCRYDVYSYSCGYFQIKEEYWEDCGRPGTSYKACANDYTCASNCVRAYMKRYIGSSGCPANCESYARIHNGGPRGCRYPSTLSYWEKVHQQGCNVNS; from the exons ATGCAGCATCTACTTAGATTCATCGTTATTCTGACGACCGTGTTAACGTTCTGTGAAG CTACCATTTCTTCGGCATGTTTGCGTTGTATTTGTAAC gTGGAGTCCGGATGCAGACCCATTGGTTGTCGCTATGACGTGTACTCATATTCGTGTGGCTACTTTCAAATCAAAGAGGAATACTGGGAAGACTGTGGACGACCTGGAACAA GTTATAAGGCGTGTGCTAATGACTACACGTGCGCCTCCAACTGTGTCAGAGCCTACATGAAGCGTTATATTGGAAGCAGTGGCTGTCCAGCAAACTGTGAAAGTTATGCAAGAATCCACAATGGTGGCCCGCGAGGATGTCGATATCCATCCACTCTAAGTTACTGGGAAAAGGTGCATCAGCAAGGCTGCAATGTGAACAGTTGA